Proteins encoded within one genomic window of Pseudomonas cannabina:
- a CDS encoding oxidative damage protection protein, whose protein sequence is MTRTVMCRKYKEELPGLERAPYPGAKGEDIFNHVSQKAWADWQKHQTLLINERRLNMMNAEDRKFLQTEMDKFLSGEEYAQAEGYVPPEK, encoded by the coding sequence ATGACCCGCACCGTAATGTGCCGCAAATACAAAGAAGAACTGCCCGGCCTGGAGCGCGCCCCATACCCTGGCGCCAAAGGCGAAGACATCTTCAACCACGTTTCACAGAAAGCATGGGCCGACTGGCAGAAACACCAGACCTTGCTGATCAACGAACGTCGCCTGAACATGATGAACGCCGAAGACCGCAAATTTCTCCAGACCGAGATGGACAAGTTCCTCTCCGGCGAAGAATACGCCCAGGCCGAAGGCTACGTTCCCCCCGAAAAATAA
- a CDS encoding helix-turn-helix domain-containing protein encodes MKMYKYKGSGLDGIFLKNGYTIVETPYGEGVKIEDIDGLHRAIAVDIIGQKTPMTGRQFRFLRKEQDLIQEEAAAIFRVDVQTIANWEKRESQEIPGPADVAMRAFYAAYIHANFGPIIFERNAQPHEGAAFELDGTQWKESELKVA; translated from the coding sequence ATGAAAATGTACAAATATAAAGGCAGTGGACTGGACGGCATCTTCTTGAAAAATGGATATACGATCGTTGAAACGCCGTACGGCGAGGGTGTGAAGATCGAAGATATCGACGGACTTCATCGGGCGATAGCTGTGGATATCATTGGCCAGAAAACGCCAATGACCGGGCGTCAGTTTCGCTTTTTGAGAAAGGAGCAGGATCTCATTCAGGAGGAGGCTGCAGCCATTTTCCGGGTCGATGTGCAGACCATTGCCAACTGGGAAAAGCGCGAATCTCAAGAAATACCAGGACCAGCTGACGTTGCCATGAGGGCTTTTTACGCTGCCTACATCCATGCCAATTTTGGTCCGATCATCTTCGAACGAAACGCTCAACCCCACGAAGGAGCCGCGTTCGAATTGGACGGAACACAGTGGAAAGAGTCCGAGCTGAAAGTCGCTTGA
- a CDS encoding methyl-accepting chemotaxis protein has product MAEQGTLVIQDTAREMRQIAENIGASAKLVSQLGARSEQITAIVNTIRGIADQTNLLALNAAIEAARAGDQGRGFAVVADEVRQLAGRTSGSTTEIAEMIGKILAETRDAVASMSATQEGANRGVMLADQAGQVIVQIRDGASDAVEAVNMFANRMDEAEAFAKPGKR; this is encoded by the coding sequence GTGGCCGAACAAGGAACTCTGGTCATTCAGGACACTGCGCGGGAGATGCGGCAGATTGCCGAAAACATTGGTGCCTCGGCGAAGCTGGTGAGTCAGCTGGGTGCTCGTTCCGAGCAGATCACCGCTATCGTCAACACCATTCGCGGCATCGCGGACCAGACCAACCTGTTGGCACTCAACGCAGCCATCGAAGCGGCCCGCGCGGGTGATCAGGGGCGCGGGTTTGCGGTAGTGGCCGATGAAGTCCGTCAGCTTGCGGGGCGCACCAGCGGCTCGACCACGGAAATCGCTGAAATGATCGGCAAGATCCTGGCGGAAACCCGCGATGCCGTCGCCAGCATGAGCGCCACTCAAGAAGGCGCCAATCGAGGTGTGATGCTGGCGGATCAGGCCGGTCAGGTGATCGTGCAGATTCGGGACGGTGCGAGCGATGCGGTAGAGGCGGTCAATATGTTCGCCAATCGCATGGACGAAGCAGAGGCGTTTGCCAAGCCAGGCAAACGCTGA
- a CDS encoding DUF4258 domain-containing protein, with product MKNRQPLWSKQQLEDLVHVLARDSSKVVFREHCLERLFERGITATEALRCLRRGAIIRGPTYSEKHGNFEFRMSELAPRDVVCMVVAVNPSPEPDELFAITVWEV from the coding sequence ATGAAAAACAGGCAGCCCTTATGGAGCAAGCAGCAGCTTGAGGATCTTGTTCATGTCCTGGCAAGAGACTCCTCCAAAGTCGTCTTTCGCGAGCACTGCCTGGAGCGCCTCTTTGAGCGCGGCATAACCGCCACCGAGGCCCTGAGATGCCTGCGTCGAGGAGCAATCATCCGAGGGCCTACGTACAGCGAGAAGCACGGCAACTTCGAGTTCAGGATGAGCGAGCTAGCGCCGAGGGATGTTGTCTGCATGGTAGTAGCCGTCAATCCAAGTCCTGAGCCTGACGAGCTTTTCGCAATTACGGTGTGGGAGGTATGA
- the mutY gene encoding A/G-specific adenine glycosylase, which produces MQPEQFSSAVLDWYDRHGRHDLPWQQGITPYRVWVSEIMLQQTQVSTVLNYFDRFMEALPTVQALAEAPEDEVLHLWTGLGYYTRARNLQKTAKIVVADHDGEFPRDIEKLILLPGIGLSTAGAIASLSMGLRAPILDGNVKRVLARFTAQEGYPGEPKVAKQLWATAERFTPYSRVNNYTQAMMDLGATLCTRSKPSCLLCPLERGCQAHLLGLETRYPIPKPRKTVPQKRTLMPMLANREGAILLYRRPSSGLWGGLWSLPELDDFEDLKHLATQHALELGEHHELPGLIHTFSHFQLSIEPWLIEVQESAHHVAEADWLWYNLATPPRLGLAAPVKKLLKRAADVLNAGESS; this is translated from the coding sequence ATGCAACCTGAACAATTCTCCAGCGCCGTGCTGGACTGGTACGACCGTCATGGCCGACACGATCTGCCCTGGCAACAGGGCATCACGCCCTATCGGGTCTGGGTATCGGAAATCATGCTGCAGCAGACGCAGGTCAGCACCGTCCTGAATTACTTCGACCGCTTCATGGAAGCCTTGCCGACCGTGCAGGCGCTCGCCGAAGCCCCCGAAGACGAAGTGCTGCACCTGTGGACCGGGCTGGGCTACTACACCCGCGCCCGCAACCTGCAAAAAACCGCAAAAATCGTGGTTGCCGATCACGACGGCGAGTTTCCCCGCGACATCGAAAAACTGATCCTGCTGCCGGGCATTGGCCTCTCCACCGCCGGGGCCATTGCCAGTCTGAGCATGGGCCTGCGCGCGCCGATTCTCGATGGCAACGTCAAACGGGTGCTGGCGCGCTTCACGGCGCAGGAAGGCTACCCCGGCGAACCCAAGGTCGCCAAACAGCTGTGGGCCACCGCCGAACGCTTCACACCGTACAGCCGGGTCAACAACTATACCCAGGCGATGATGGACCTCGGCGCCACGCTCTGCACCCGCAGCAAACCCAGTTGCCTGCTCTGCCCGCTTGAACGCGGCTGTCAGGCGCACCTGCTGGGCCTGGAAACCCGCTACCCGATCCCCAAGCCACGCAAAACGGTTCCGCAGAAGCGCACACTCATGCCAATGCTTGCCAACCGCGAGGGCGCGATTCTGCTTTATCGTCGCCCCTCCAGCGGCTTGTGGGGCGGCCTGTGGAGCCTGCCGGAACTGGACGACTTCGAAGACCTGAAACATCTGGCCACCCAACACGCACTGGAACTGGGCGAGCACCATGAGCTGCCGGGCCTGATACACACCTTCAGCCATTTCCAGTTGAGCATCGAACCCTGGCTGATCGAAGTTCAGGAGTCCGCCCATCACGTGGCCGAGGCCGACTGGCTCTGGTATAACCTCGCCACCCCGCCACGCCTGGGCCTTGCCGCCCCGGTGAAAAAGCTGCTCAAACGCGCAGCCGACGTATTGAACGCAGGAGAGTCGTCATGA